TCCCAGCAGGACAAAAATAGCCATACTATCTACAATCATTTCTCAGCCTCCACCCCGAGAACCAGTTTTTTTATCTGGTTATAGAGCGTTTCAATTTCAAAAATTACCATGGCCACTCCCGCAAGGGGAACAGGGAAGTACATCAAGAATCTGGAAATACTGGGCATACTGACGTAAAAGCCTCTTGAACCGAGGATACGCGCGTAATTCCATCCCACAAAGATCCTTACAAATCCCAGGATCATTACAGCAACATCAGAAATTAAATCCAGGATGGCAAGCAGCTTCTGGGGCAGATACCGATCAAAAGCCGACATCCGGATGTGGTCATTGCGCCGGATTGCCAGCGCAGCGGACAGTACCGCCATATAGGCCATACAGGTGAGTACCACTTCCTCACTCCAGGCAGGGTCGGGTACAAAGGAAACGTATCTCCCGGTAACAGCCATTGCTGTAATAGCAAGATCTATTATCAACAGCATTTTGCAGATAAAAAGAACCACTCTATCCACATGGTCATAAAAAGGTTTAATTTTATCTACAACTCGAAATACCGCTCTCATCATAACTCCTCATTAAGACAAATGAGGCACAGAAAGCAGAAGCTTCTGTGCCCAATAATTAAGAAAAACGGATCTTCAACATGAAACGGATTCCTGAATCCGGTGAATCCAAGAGTCGATGAATCCGCCGGACAGAGAAAATCCTACTGCATATCGAGGATTTTCTTGTATAGAGCTGCATTATTAGCGCTGGCTTCTTTGATAACTTTTTCAGAAGCTTTCTGAAAGGGGCCTTTGTCAGCAACTTTAACTGGGACTACACCTTCGGCTGCCAGCTCTTCCAGTACTTTATTTTCAGCACCTTCGGAGAGTTTTCTGTTGTAGGCAGAAGCGATCTTTCCGGCTTCCATCATGGCATTCTGCTGTGCAGAAGACAGTTCGCTCCATGCTTCATTGGTAATAACAACCTGAATAGCACCCAGAGTATGACCGTCGAGGATCATATAGGGAGCAACTTCCTGGAATGCTTTTGACTTATAGTTGGCGATGGGCTGTTCAGCAGCATCTACAACACCGGTCTGAAGTGCGGAATATAGCTCATTGTAATTGACAACGGTAGGAGAGGCTCCGAGACCTTGTACCAGACCACGCATAACAGGATCGTTAGACACACGGATCTTCATACCAGCCAGATCTTTGATGCTGTTGAGGGGTTTGGTAGCGAAGAAATGTCTGAAACCTTCTTCTCCGTAGAACAGACCACGAATTCCGGTACCATTTTCAAAGGGCTCAAGAAGGAATTCAGGAGCCAGATCGCTGGTGGCAAATTTCCAGAAGTGTTCCCTGTTGACAAATGTATAAGGGATAGACAGAAGTTTGGATTTTTCCCCGCCGTAGCTGGTCAAAGCGAAAGCTGAGATTCTGGACATATCAATGGTTCCACCACCACCGAGCATAGCATCCAGTACGTCATTTTCAGCTCCCAGAACACCACTGTGCTGAATATCAAGAGTAACAGTGCCATTAGACAGTCTTT
This sequence is a window from Oceanispirochaeta sp.. Protein-coding genes within it:
- a CDS encoding TRAP transporter small permease, with the protein product MMRAVFRVVDKIKPFYDHVDRVVLFICKMLLIIDLAITAMAVTGRYVSFVPDPAWSEEVVLTCMAYMAVLSAALAIRRNDHIRMSAFDRYLPQKLLAILDLISDVAVMILGFVRIFVGWNYARILGSRGFYVSMPSISRFLMYFPVPLAGVAMVIFEIETLYNQIKKLVLGVEAEK
- a CDS encoding TRAP transporter substrate-binding protein, coding for MKKVLLLLLTMVVSLSTLVANGQTETAAAADGGDKKITLVYAEVNPLDSIVGQTGLKFKEELERLSNGTVTLDIQHSGVLGAENDVLDAMLGGGGTIDMSRISAFALTSYGGEKSKLLSIPYTFVNREHFWKFATSDLAPEFLLEPFENGTGIRGLFYGEEGFRHFFATKPLNSIKDLAGMKIRVSNDPVMRGLVQGLGASPTVVNYNELYSALQTGVVDAAEQPIANYKSKAFQEVAPYMILDGHTLGAIQVVITNEAWSELSSAQQNAMMEAGKIASAYNRKLSEGAENKVLEELAAEGVVPVKVADKGPFQKASEKVIKEASANNAALYKKILDMQ